In one Pseudomonas tensinigenes genomic region, the following are encoded:
- the ilvA gene encoding threonine ammonia-lyase, biosynthetic produces the protein MLEQYVKKILTSRVYDVAVETPLQNARQLSERLGNDIWLKREDLQPVFSFKIRGAYNKLTQLSDEERARGVVTASAGNHAQGLALAAKVLGVKATIVMPKTTPEIKVEGVRSRGGKVVLHGDSFPEALAYSLKLVDEKGYVYIHPYDDPHTIAGQGTVAMEILRQHPQPLDAIFVPVGGGGLIAGIAAYVKYLRPDIKVIGVEPDDSNCLQAAMAAGERVVLPTVGIFADGVAVAQIGQHTFDICKDYVDEVIIVSTDEICAAIKDIYDDTRSITEPAGALGVAGIKKYVELRGVSGQTFVAIDSGANVNFDRLRHVAERAELGEGREAIIAVTIPEKAGSFKAFCEAIGKRQITEFNYRYNTGSEAHIFVGVQTHPENDPRSALLASLTEQGFPVTDLTDNELAKLHIRHMVGGRAAQVVDEVVFRFEFPERPGALFNFLNKLGGRWNISMFHYRNHGAADGRVVAGLQVPHDERHLVPAALAEIGYPYWDESENPAYQLFLG, from the coding sequence ATGCTCGAACAGTACGTCAAAAAGATCCTCACCTCGCGCGTTTATGACGTTGCCGTAGAAACCCCGCTGCAGAACGCTCGCCAGCTCTCCGAGCGGCTGGGCAACGACATTTGGCTCAAGCGTGAAGACTTGCAGCCGGTGTTCTCGTTCAAGATTCGCGGCGCCTACAACAAACTGACGCAACTGAGCGATGAAGAGCGCGCCCGTGGCGTGGTCACCGCGTCGGCGGGCAACCATGCGCAGGGCTTGGCCCTGGCGGCGAAAGTGCTGGGCGTCAAAGCTACCATCGTCATGCCCAAGACCACCCCCGAAATCAAAGTCGAAGGCGTGCGTTCACGCGGCGGCAAAGTGGTGCTGCACGGTGATTCGTTCCCGGAAGCCCTGGCCTACTCGCTGAAACTGGTTGATGAAAAAGGCTACGTCTACATCCACCCGTACGACGATCCGCACACCATCGCCGGGCAGGGCACCGTGGCCATGGAAATTCTGCGCCAGCACCCGCAGCCGCTGGACGCGATTTTCGTTCCGGTCGGCGGCGGTGGTTTGATCGCCGGTATCGCTGCGTACGTAAAATACCTGCGCCCGGACATCAAAGTCATTGGCGTCGAGCCGGACGATTCCAACTGCTTGCAAGCGGCGATGGCCGCCGGTGAACGCGTGGTGCTGCCGACCGTGGGCATCTTCGCCGACGGCGTGGCGGTGGCACAGATCGGCCAGCACACCTTTGACATCTGCAAAGACTATGTCGATGAAGTGATCATCGTCAGCACTGACGAGATCTGCGCCGCTATCAAGGATATCTACGACGATACCCGCTCGATCACCGAACCTGCCGGCGCCTTGGGCGTGGCAGGGATCAAGAAGTACGTCGAGTTGCGCGGCGTCAGTGGCCAGACTTTTGTGGCCATCGACTCCGGTGCCAACGTCAACTTCGACCGCTTGCGCCACGTCGCCGAGCGCGCCGAACTGGGTGAAGGCCGCGAAGCGATCATCGCCGTGACCATCCCCGAGAAGGCCGGCAGCTTCAAGGCGTTCTGCGAAGCCATCGGCAAGCGCCAGATCACCGAATTCAACTACCGCTACAACACCGGCAGCGAAGCGCACATCTTTGTCGGCGTGCAGACCCACCCGGAAAACGACCCGCGCAGCGCATTGCTGGCGAGCCTGACCGAGCAAGGTTTCCCGGTCACCGATCTGACCGACAACGAACTGGCCAAACTGCACATCCGCCACATGGTCGGCGGCCGCGCGGCGCAGGTGGTCGATGAAGTGGTGTTCCGTTTTGAATTCCCGGAGCGTCCGGGGGCGCTGTTCAACTTCCTTAATAAGCTCGGTGGGCGCTGGAACATTTCGATGTTTCATTACCGCAACCACGGCGCCGCCGATGGCCGCGTGGTCGCCGGCCTGCAAGTGCCGCACGACGAGCGTCATCTGGTGCCGGCGGCGCTTGCGGAAATCGGTTACCCGTACTGGGATGAAAGCGAGAACCCGGCCTATCAGCTGTTTCTTGGCTGA
- a CDS encoding DUF2269 family protein produces the protein METLTTLKVLHVAATVVILASGLGLAALTWRNRSEGPASTMQRPWLFIWCLMLIGMLSMPFTGWWLVHLIGWPLGQLWILGSSVIYAVATLSAVWLLVRLNRLWTSGVGNWKFTLALAIVSGIGFLAIAGLMGAKPV, from the coding sequence ATGGAAACCCTGACCACCCTGAAAGTCCTTCACGTTGCGGCGACCGTGGTCATACTCGCGAGCGGGCTGGGGCTCGCCGCTCTGACCTGGCGTAATCGCAGCGAAGGGCCGGCCAGCACGATGCAGCGTCCCTGGCTGTTTATCTGGTGTTTGATGCTGATCGGGATGCTGAGCATGCCTTTCACCGGCTGGTGGTTGGTGCACCTGATCGGCTGGCCACTGGGGCAGTTGTGGATTCTGGGTTCCAGCGTGATCTATGCCGTGGCCACGTTGAGTGCAGTGTGGTTGTTGGTGCGGCTTAATCGGCTGTGGACTAGCGGGGTTGGTAACTGGAAATTCACGTTGGCGCTGGCGATTGTCAGCGGCATCGGATTTCTCGCCATTGCCGGGTTGATGGGTGCCAAGCCTGTTTAA